In Longimicrobiaceae bacterium, the DNA window ATGGTCGCGCTGCGGCAAGATTGAGCGGCGGATCGGACGAGCCCACGGCTCGGACAGCGCCGACGCGTGTAAACGTCCGGGTAACGCGAGATGTATCAAGCAGTTCTCCCCTCTCCCGCTTGCGGGGGAGGGGCCGGGGGAGGGGGCACCTTTCCGCAGCAAAAGACTCTCGGAACCACACTACATCAGGTTAGATAGTCATGCGCTATTGGCGCATATACGTCAACGGCGTAGATTGGATCTCAATCGGAGGAACGTCGCCGGAAAGATCGGAAAAGGGCCGAACCATGGATGACGAGCTGTTCAAGGAGCTGCTGGGGAGCGTGCGCGAAGGCGGCGCGATCCTGCGCGGGGAAGCGAAGGCATCGCGCACGTTCAGCTTCGACGACGTGGACGTGAAGGAGCTTCGCGAGAACGGGTTCGGACTGTCGCAGCCGAAGTTCGCGGCGCTGCTGGGCATAAGCGTGGGCACGCTGCGCAATTGGGAGCAGAAGCGCCGCCGCCCCGAAGGC includes these proteins:
- a CDS encoding helix-turn-helix domain-containing protein, which translates into the protein MDDELFKELLGSVREGGAILRGEAKASRTFSFDDVDVKELRENGFGLSQPKFAALLGISVGTLRNWEQKRRRPEGPARVLLRIAARNPEAVLDASSGKPLG